GCACGCGGAGGATAGACGTGCCCATCTTGGGCTTCTTGGCGAAACGATAGGTGAAATAACACTCTTCACCGATCTTTATTTTCTGTCCGGCCTCAGATAATTGACCGGGAGCTGGCGCAGTTGGTTCTTTCATATCATGCTGCTGTGACATGGCCTGACAATCCATATTACTCATACTGGACGAACCGCAACACTGGCTATATGCCGGCCAGGCGACGATAACGAGAACAGCGATGACACATATGAATGAGAATAATGGTTTAGACATGGCATTCCCCTTTCATTATTTTGAGAGGATTGTTGTTATAACGATTTACTACCAATATGGTAGTAAATAACGGTAAAAAAACCTTTAAGAGGTTTCCAAATTAGACTACTTGGGTCGGGAAAAGGTTTAATGAACTGGACCGGCTGGGGCGCTGTAGCCCACAATTTGAAGAAAACCAGCCAACCAATGAGGGCGATGGGATAAAAATATGAAAGAAAAGAAAAAATGAATTTAGGGAATGGTGTATTAATGGCTCATATTAGCGTCTGGTTTTCGATGGCTAGTTTTTCAGTGGGAACGATTTATGAATTGATCCACCGTAATCATAATGC
The genomic region above belongs to candidate division TA06 bacterium and contains:
- a CDS encoding FixH family protein is translated as MSKPLFSFICVIAVLVIVAWPAYSQCCGSSSMSNMDCQAMSQQHDMKEPTAPAPGQLSEAGQKIKIGEECYFTYRFAKKPKMGTSILRVQVYTKDGKPCTAYRITGHSGMPSMGNAHDVLDTFKLNKDNVYLLPVDFVMPGVWRINLSFLRDTSTVFTGWFNQKI